One region of Marivirga arenosa genomic DNA includes:
- a CDS encoding 2'-5' RNA ligase family protein → MEKQLYFIGICPPHPLEQDIHRIKEEFYQKYGIKGAFRSKAHITLQMPFHLADKKVTPLIKELEETLHFQKNFLVEIRNFNVFEPRVIYIDVMRNKKLEALQQMIEKFMKQYQVFNGTHKNRGFNPHITIAFRDLKKPTFYKIWNEVKDRKFQESFEVDSITVFKHNGNDWDNYKELKFGNAE, encoded by the coding sequence ATGGAAAAGCAGTTGTATTTTATTGGAATCTGCCCTCCTCATCCATTAGAACAGGATATTCATAGGATAAAAGAGGAGTTTTATCAAAAATATGGTATTAAAGGTGCTTTTCGATCAAAAGCCCATATTACGCTGCAAATGCCTTTTCATTTAGCTGATAAAAAGGTAACTCCTCTAATTAAAGAATTGGAAGAAACACTCCATTTTCAGAAGAACTTTTTAGTAGAAATACGAAATTTCAATGTCTTTGAACCCAGAGTAATATATATTGATGTTATGAGAAACAAAAAGCTAGAGGCTTTACAGCAGATGATCGAAAAATTTATGAAACAATATCAAGTGTTTAATGGCACACATAAAAACAGAGGTTTTAATCCTCATATAACAATAGCTTTTCGAGATTTAAAAAAGCCTACCTTCTATAAAATATGGAATGAAGTGAAAGATCGAAAATTTCAGGAGTCATTTGAGGTAGATTCAATAACTGTTTTCAAGCATAATGGCAATGATTGGGATAATTATAAAGAATTGAAATTTGGTAATGCTGAATAA
- a CDS encoding helix-hairpin-helix domain-containing protein yields MKYNPPIQSKADKAALDSLIVEIEKRIVKQKEEENNFKTFNLNTSTADEIVEAGLPNYLAERIVNYRGKVAPFSEKTDLLKIYGIDSAYYLRLSSFIKVTKSENSISEFNISENIEIKSSTYGKANFKDKREIIKPFDINKADASQLQKIYGIGPSYSERIIKYRNLLGGFSSLNQLKEVYGLKKESIDSIKAYSFVENNSQLKKYPINLISADSLVKHPYIRYKDANLLINYRNQHGYYTSENDLYKIIALDSSWIKKVIPYLSFQ; encoded by the coding sequence TTGAAATACAACCCGCCAATTCAATCTAAAGCTGACAAAGCCGCATTAGATAGTCTTATTGTTGAAATTGAAAAAAGAATAGTTAAGCAAAAGGAAGAAGAAAATAATTTCAAGACTTTCAATTTAAACACCTCAACTGCTGATGAAATAGTTGAAGCTGGTTTGCCAAATTATTTGGCAGAAAGAATAGTAAACTATAGGGGAAAAGTAGCGCCATTCAGTGAAAAAACTGACTTATTGAAAATTTATGGAATTGATAGTGCTTATTATTTAAGATTATCTTCCTTCATTAAGGTTACAAAAAGCGAGAACTCAATAAGTGAATTTAATATTTCTGAGAATATAGAAATCAAATCTTCAACCTATGGAAAAGCAAACTTTAAAGATAAAAGAGAAATAATTAAGCCTTTCGATATTAATAAGGCGGACGCTAGTCAACTACAAAAAATATATGGAATTGGACCTAGTTATTCAGAAAGAATTATTAAATACAGAAATCTATTAGGTGGTTTTTCTTCCTTAAATCAATTAAAAGAAGTTTATGGTCTTAAAAAAGAAAGTATAGATTCAATTAAAGCATATTCTTTTGTTGAAAATAATTCACAATTAAAAAAATATCCTATCAACCTTATATCTGCTGATAGTTTGGTTAAGCATCCCTATATTCGCTACAAAGACGCCAACCTCCTTATTAATTATCGAAATCAGCATGGATATTATACATCTGAAAATGACCTATATAAAATAATTGCTTTAGATAGCAGTTGGATTAAGAAGGTTATCCCTTATTTATCATTTCAATAA